A genomic window from Pseudonocardia broussonetiae includes:
- a CDS encoding class I adenylate-forming enzyme family protein, whose translation MDIGVAVLAHARSTPRAVAAFDGDRSLTYAELDERTNRLAHTLQGRFGVRPGNRVAVLLRNRLEVAEAIAGCAKAGAVYCGLNFRMSHEEYRSIFGNAGARVLVTEAPFRELAAELAAEFDLAVLDVDDPSDAGYGSLLAASSAPPPTVHARRPGDEFCIVYTSGTTGAPKGILFDARAVATHAMVAGLEYGMSASSRWLTAIPHNSSVQITLAPTFFLGGAVGFLDARGFDPGEFAAEATKRGATHSYLVPTMLYRLLEAGTAPSELATLTSIGYGAAPIAPDRVTELVQRYGPVFSQLYGMAEVASIATMLRQDDHRLIAAGRTGLTASAGRPSFLTDVRVVDDEGRDCATGERGEVLFHTPYTMLGYHRNPEKTAETLVDGWVHSGDIGQFDDQGYLYIVDRKKDLIIRGGYNITPSEIENVLYSHPAVLEAAVVGLPDREWGESVLAAVALRGGASVDEAALQEHCRAAGLPTIKVPERVITLDSLPKNAVGKIAKRAVVEIATTSGER comes from the coding sequence ATGGACATCGGTGTCGCGGTACTGGCGCACGCCCGGAGCACGCCGCGCGCGGTCGCGGCGTTCGACGGCGACCGGTCGCTGACCTACGCCGAGCTCGACGAGCGCACCAACCGGCTCGCCCACACGCTGCAGGGCCGGTTCGGGGTGCGCCCGGGGAACCGGGTCGCGGTCCTGCTGCGCAACCGGCTCGAGGTCGCCGAGGCGATCGCCGGCTGCGCGAAGGCGGGGGCCGTCTACTGCGGCCTCAACTTCCGGATGAGCCACGAGGAGTACCGGTCGATCTTCGGCAACGCCGGCGCCCGCGTGCTGGTCACCGAGGCGCCCTTCCGCGAGCTGGCCGCCGAGCTGGCCGCCGAGTTCGACCTCGCCGTCCTCGACGTCGACGACCCGTCCGACGCCGGCTACGGGTCGCTGCTCGCCGCCTCGTCCGCGCCGCCGCCCACGGTGCACGCCCGCCGCCCGGGCGACGAGTTCTGCATCGTCTACACCAGCGGCACGACCGGGGCCCCCAAGGGCATCCTCTTCGACGCCCGGGCCGTCGCGACGCACGCGATGGTCGCGGGGCTCGAGTACGGGATGTCGGCCTCCTCGCGCTGGCTCACCGCGATCCCGCACAACTCGAGCGTGCAGATCACCCTCGCGCCGACCTTCTTCCTGGGGGGCGCGGTGGGGTTCCTCGACGCCCGCGGGTTCGATCCCGGAGAGTTCGCCGCCGAGGCGACCAAGCGCGGGGCGACGCACAGCTACCTCGTGCCGACGATGCTGTACCGCCTGCTGGAGGCCGGGACCGCCCCGTCCGAGCTGGCCACGCTCACCTCGATCGGCTACGGCGCGGCGCCGATCGCGCCCGACCGCGTCACGGAGCTGGTGCAGCGCTACGGGCCGGTGTTCAGCCAGCTCTACGGGATGGCCGAGGTCGCCTCGATCGCGACCATGCTGCGCCAGGACGACCACCGGCTGATCGCGGCCGGGCGCACCGGGCTGACCGCGTCGGCCGGGCGGCCCTCGTTCCTCACCGACGTCCGGGTGGTCGACGACGAGGGTCGCGACTGCGCCACCGGCGAGCGGGGCGAGGTCCTGTTCCACACGCCGTACACGATGCTGGGCTACCACCGGAACCCGGAGAAGACGGCCGAGACGCTGGTCGACGGGTGGGTGCACTCGGGCGACATCGGGCAGTTCGACGACCAGGGCTACCTCTACATCGTCGACCGCAAGAAGGACCTCATCATCCGGGGCGGCTACAACATCACGCCGTCGGAGATCGAGAACGTGCTCTACTCCCACCCCGCGGTGCTGGAGGCCGCGGTCGTCGGCCTGCCCGACCGGGAGTGGGGCGAGTCGGTGCTGGCCGCCGTCGCCCTGCGGGGCGGGGCGTCGGTCGACGAGGCCGCGCTGCAGGAGCACTGCCGGGCGGCCGGGCTGCCGACGATCAAGGTCCCGGAGCGGGTGATCACGCTCGACTCGCTGCCCAAGAACGCGGTCGGCAAGATCGCCAAGCGGGCCGTCGTCGAGATCGCCACCACGTCGGGGGAGCGGTGA
- a CDS encoding amidohydrolase family protein, with translation MTTIDTTTTDPTTTSGAPRGASDRSDLKRNGVIDSDVHPNFVNGIRDLMPYMTETWRTRLGISGADWAKGMAAAQFTLPLDYLYINPAGAYREDAARPGMPPATDPEFVAKQLLDPHRIYRSVLLSGQCLGIGAMPDGMVAATIASAYNEWMCERWLQVDERFRGAIVVAPQDPEAAVAEIDRMADRDGVVAVFPLGQILMGEKHYWPIYEACARHELPIVTHPSGTENVFAKAPQMAGTPTFYLEWHTALGQIHQSNTLSMICHGVFEKFPNLTHVIAEGGFLWALEVMWKLDRDWKGLRNEVPWLTKPPSEYLLGNVRFTTQPFIEPHDPRHLAPLMEMLHADRVLMYSSDYPHWDFDNPDRALQGLSPELRRAIQVDTPRAVYGDRLD, from the coding sequence GTGACGACGATCGACACGACGACCACCGACCCGACGACCACGTCCGGGGCGCCCCGCGGGGCCTCCGACCGGTCCGACCTGAAGCGCAACGGAGTGATCGACTCCGACGTGCACCCCAACTTCGTCAACGGCATCCGGGACCTGATGCCGTACATGACCGAGACCTGGCGGACCCGGCTGGGGATCAGCGGGGCCGACTGGGCGAAGGGGATGGCCGCGGCGCAGTTCACGCTGCCGCTGGACTACCTCTACATCAACCCGGCCGGTGCCTACCGCGAGGACGCCGCCCGGCCCGGGATGCCGCCGGCCACCGACCCGGAGTTCGTCGCGAAGCAGCTGCTGGACCCGCACCGGATCTACCGCTCCGTGCTGCTGTCGGGGCAGTGCCTGGGGATCGGGGCGATGCCCGACGGCATGGTCGCGGCCACGATCGCCTCGGCCTACAACGAGTGGATGTGCGAGCGCTGGCTGCAGGTCGACGAGCGCTTCCGCGGCGCGATCGTCGTCGCCCCGCAGGACCCGGAGGCCGCGGTCGCCGAGATCGACCGGATGGCGGATCGGGACGGGGTCGTCGCGGTGTTTCCGCTGGGCCAGATCCTCATGGGGGAGAAGCACTACTGGCCGATCTACGAGGCCTGCGCGCGGCACGAGCTGCCGATCGTCACCCACCCCTCGGGTACGGAGAACGTGTTCGCGAAGGCGCCGCAGATGGCCGGCACGCCGACGTTCTACCTGGAGTGGCACACCGCGCTCGGGCAGATCCACCAGTCCAACACGCTGAGCATGATCTGCCACGGGGTGTTCGAGAAGTTCCCGAACCTCACCCACGTGATCGCCGAGGGCGGCTTCCTGTGGGCCCTGGAGGTGATGTGGAAGCTCGACCGCGACTGGAAGGGCCTGCGCAACGAGGTGCCGTGGCTGACGAAGCCGCCGTCGGAGTACCTGCTGGGCAACGTCCGCTTCACGACGCAGCCCTTCATCGAGCCGCACGACCCGCGCCACCTGGCGCCGCTGATGGAGATGCTGCACGCCGACCGCGTGCTGATGTACAGCTCCGACTACCCCCACTGGGACTTCGACAACCCGGACCGCGCGCTGCAGGGCCTCTCGCCGGAGCTGCGCCGCGCCATCCAGGTCGACACACCGCGCGCCGTCTACGGAGACCGCCTTGACTGA
- a CDS encoding Rieske (2Fe-2S) protein, with protein MTDATTGTATTAAPEGTRHVVATLAELPPGSRRIVEIDGRSIGVLNVDGRLHALMNRCPHHGAPLCEGVVKGTMQDSAPHEYSYGRHNEFVVCPWHGYEFRLDTGRPLVDMGRLRVRVYEVRAEGDDVVLYV; from the coding sequence TTGACTGACGCGACCACCGGCACCGCCACCACCGCCGCGCCCGAGGGCACCCGGCACGTCGTCGCCACCCTCGCCGAGCTGCCCCCGGGCAGCCGCCGGATCGTCGAGATCGACGGCCGGTCGATCGGCGTGCTCAACGTCGACGGCCGCCTGCACGCGCTGATGAACCGCTGCCCGCACCACGGCGCGCCGCTCTGCGAGGGCGTGGTCAAGGGGACGATGCAGGACAGCGCGCCGCACGAGTACTCCTACGGCCGGCACAACGAGTTCGTGGTGTGCCCGTGGCACGGCTACGAGTTCCGGCTCGACACCGGACGCCCGCTGGTCGACATGGGCCGGCTGCGGGTCCGCGTCTACGAGGTCCGCGCCGAGGGCGACGACGTCGTCCTCTACGTCTGA